The following is a genomic window from Mesotoga sp. UBA6090.
GAAGCATGCGACGGGGCTGAGAAATCCAGAACTATACAAGTCATATATAGTCTTCAGTGAGCGTTGCACCTTGAAAAAAGTGAATGTCAATTTGCCAAATGTATTTGTTATGAAGAGAGACAGCCTATTGAGAAACGTGAAGCTTGACATGATGAGTTCTCCGAATGTATTTGATCCTGAACAAGTCGACAGGATCTACGTGAAGTTAATGGGGTTCACTCACGCCGACAGTTACACGAGGAGTGCTCACATAGAAAATGTGAGGTCGAAGATATCGTGAATTCTACGGTCGCTTTTCACCTCCGGTTTGCAAAGGCTTTACTGATAGTGTTTACTTTAATGTTTGCATCTCTTGCGATTTCTCTTACTCCCATTGTTCTTGACATCTCGGGAGAAGAATTGGTTTACGCAAGGGAGTTTATCGATCTAAGCGCCTCCTTTAGAGAAATGGAAGAAGGGCAAGTAGAAAGAATAGATGACGCCGCTCATATGGATGTTGCAATTGGGAGGTTTTTTCCCAAGGTGAGACTGATTGGAGTAAGACTTCCAAGAGAAGAACCACCCTTCATTCCTTATTTGGAGAGAGCAAACACACTAATGGGAAATGTGCTTCTAGATAGCGATGTCTTCATTTCATACGTTGCTTTCAGATACGATTCTGATTCTAATTATCTGTCCTATCTGTGGTTTCCTTATGAACTTGAAGGTACGGAGGTTTTGATATCTGCTAATCTCCTTCTGGTTATGAATGGACTCTGTGATTACGTTCCTGAAACTAACGTCAAAGGAAAGCTTTATGAATACATGGAACAGGCTAAGCATAACGCGAAGAGCAACCGGATCGGAATTTGGAGCGAGGATGAGAACCCTGAAACCTCTCTCGAGGCAAGAATCCACACTAGTGAAAAGAAAACTTCCAACAGAACTCTTTCGATTACAGTTACAGGAGACTTCGATACAGCTTACAGCGGTTATATTGACATTCAGAGGTCGTACCCAAACACGAAGATCAGACAGGAGATCAGGGGAACAATCCCCCATGTACATGTTATCGAGCTGGATGAATCATGGGACAATCAATACTTCTCGCTCACTGCGAGCATTGTGCCAAAGACAAAGAACAAAGATTTGACGGCTACCGTTCGATTCAACAACGAAGTTCTCACATCTGGGTCAATCGGGCCCTATACAGGAGGCAGAGTCTTTATATATCTTATGCTGGTCAAGTATTCACTTGACTGACGCGGCTCGTTCCTTCTTGGTTTTGCTGCCATATCGTTCCGGGAAGCATTATTGAAGTCTCTCATGCGACTTCGAACACAGTAGCAGAACCTTGTAGAATAACAAGCGAAAACTCTTAGGGCGGGTAAGGTCCACTTATCACTACAAAAAGCATATCTGATTCACTTCGTCTTTGTTCAGTCAAACTACAAATTTTATCTTCAGGAGCCTCTGCTCCTAATGCTTATCCATCTTGAGACCTTAGGCCTTGTGATACAACGACTCCTACTTAATTCGCACATAGATATCTTCGAGTTTGAAAGCATGACAGCCTTGCTGATTATACTTTCTCTCTATGTCTCCTTTCCAGTAGAGATACCAGCATCTATCAACAGGGAGTCTCGTTTCGGAGTCCAAAGGATGGGAAAGGTTACTGCTAACTTCTTTTTCTAGATTCGAAAGTTCATTGCATAGTTCCTTTTCATAGCCTTCACCACCACCAACAGGTTTGTCAACAGTTAAAAGAACGTAGTGGTCATGCAAGTTTTCGCCAGCTTTCTTAAGACGATTTGGTAAGTCCTTTCGGAGAACACCGTGATCCCGAATTTTCACCTTTGCATCTCTTAAAGAATTGTCGTCTGAGAGGGTGCTCCCCATTAACACCTTGCTCCCGTCACGTATCTTAATACCTTTGTTTACTGCGAGCTGAAACAAGTGAAAGCGCCACATTTGCCTGAGAGATCTTTTCAAAGCTGCAGAGCGTGTCTTGCAGTTGATTGTGGTTTCGACTTCAACCCAGAATACGAGCCCGTCAGCGAGTATGAGTGCATCAGGCTCACCAAAACCAATTCCTCTGCCAAAATTTGGGAAC
Proteins encoded in this region:
- a CDS encoding thermonuclease family protein codes for the protein MNSTVAFHLRFAKALLIVFTLMFASLAISLTPIVLDISGEELVYAREFIDLSASFREMEEGQVERIDDAAHMDVAIGRFFPKVRLIGVRLPREEPPFIPYLERANTLMGNVLLDSDVFISYVAFRYDSDSNYLSYLWFPYELEGTEVLISANLLLVMNGLCDYVPETNVKGKLYEYMEQAKHNAKSNRIGIWSEDENPETSLEARIHTSEKKTSNRTLSITVTGDFDTAYSGYIDIQRSYPNTKIRQEIRGTIPHVHVIELDESWDNQYFSLTASIVPKTKNKDLTATVRFNNEVLTSGSIGPYTGGRVFIYLMLVKYSLD